TTTAGCATCAGGCTTCTCCGATTGAATTTTGCATGCAAAAAACTATATCAGAGGTACGGTGACGCTCCCAAGACGAAATTCGGCTGTTGACGCCCCGTGTTTACCCTCGTTTGTGCAGTGATTAACTAATCGATAGCGTTCCGATAAAATTCCACATCATGTGAAGCTGAGGTTTTTGTATGCAAAATTCGGATTTCGATGCGGGTCTGGCCGCTGCCCCGCTGATGCCGAAGGTCGAGCGTCAGCGCCTGCACGACACGGTGGTGGAGCACATCCGCCGCTTTATCGTCGAGGGGGTGCTGGAGCCCGGCAAGAAACTGAACGAGCGCGAGTTGTGCGAAACGCTCGGCATTTCGCGCACACCGCTACGCGAAGCGCTGAAGGTGCTGGCTGCCGAAGGGCTGATCGAGATTTCGCCGAACCGGGGCGCGTCGGTATCGAAGATGTCGGAAGCGGAAGTGCGCGAAACGTTCGAATTGATGAGCGGCCTCGAAGCGTTTTCAGGCGAACTCGCCGCCGAGCGCATCACCGTGGCCGAGCTCGCCGAGATCAAGGCGCTGCATTACGCGATGCTCGCGTGCCGCGCGCAGAACGATCTGCCGGGCTACTACAGCCGCAACCAAGCGATCCACGACAAGATCAACGAAGCGGCGAGAAATTCGGCGCTGCGGCAGATGTATGTGTCGGTCAACCGTCGGCTGCAGGCGCTGCGCTTTCGCTCGAACTATCAGACGCCGAAGTGGGACCGCGCGATTCACGACCACGACGAAATGCTGAAGGCGCTGGAGGCTCGCGACGGGAAGAAGCTCAGCGCGATTCTGCGGCAGCATCTGCTTGATAAGCGGGATGCGGTTTTGCAGGTGCAGACGCAGGAGGTAGTGGTGGCTTCGCCTTCTGTGTTGAAGGCATGACGCGGAAAACTCATGCGGAGTCCCGCTCCACTCGCCCACCGGCAAACAAAACTTGTCCACCTAAATTGTTGGCAAGCCTGTGGACAACCTTCGCACAGCGACCTTAAGTGCTTGAAGCGTGAGAATTTTCTGCGTGCGGCGCACGCATAGGCAGTGAGCGTCGCTATGGAGTCCGTGATAGTGGCTACCTTGCTTCGCAAGGATGCCGTATCACCCGCAGCGACTTCAAAGTGCAGTTGTCCACACAATTTGGGAACAAGCTTGTGGACAACCTGCGCACAGGCCCGCCAAGTGATTGATGCGGCAGGCCTATCGTTCGCGGATGCGGCAGCGGGCAGCGGCACGCGTGAGCGTTCTATATGTAAACAGACCCTGGTAACGACATGACCTCCTCTTTTCCGATTCGCGCGATCGTCACCGGCCATACGCGCGGCCTCGGTGCGGCGCTCGCCGAACAACTGCTCGCACGCAACATCGCGGTGCTGGGTTTGTCGCGCTCGCGGCATGCCGCGCTGAAGGCGCGCTTTGCCGCGCAGCTCGAAGAGATCGAGCTGCCGCTGGCCGAGCCCGCGCGCGTCGCGCAGTGGATCGCCACCGACGCATTGCGCAACTTCGTGCGCGGCGCACAGACGGTGCTACTGATCAACAACGCGGGCATGGTGCAGCCGATCGGTCCCATCGAAGGACAGGACGCGTCGAACGTCGCGGACGCGGTGAGCCTGAACGTCGCGACGCCGCTGATGCTCGCGAGCGCGCTAGCCGCCGCGGCCGTCGATGCGACCGACCGGCGCATCGTCCACATTTCGAGCGGCGCGGCGCGCAATGCGTATCCGGGCTGGAGCATCTACTGCGCGACGAAGGCCGCGCTCGATCATCACGCGCGCGCCGTCGCGCTCGACGCGAATCGCGCTCTGCGCATCTGCAGTCTCGCGCCGGGCGTAATCGATACGGACATGCAGGCGCAAATTCGCGGTAGCGGCGAA
The genomic region above belongs to Paraburkholderia sp. HP33-1 and contains:
- a CDS encoding GntR family transcriptional regulator codes for the protein MQNSDFDAGLAAAPLMPKVERQRLHDTVVEHIRRFIVEGVLEPGKKLNERELCETLGISRTPLREALKVLAAEGLIEISPNRGASVSKMSEAEVRETFELMSGLEAFSGELAAERITVAELAEIKALHYAMLACRAQNDLPGYYSRNQAIHDKINEAARNSALRQMYVSVNRRLQALRFRSNYQTPKWDRAIHDHDEMLKALEARDGKKLSAILRQHLLDKRDAVLQVQTQEVVVASPSVLKA
- a CDS encoding SDR family oxidoreductase, with protein sequence MTSSFPIRAIVTGHTRGLGAALAEQLLARNIAVLGLSRSRHAALKARFAAQLEEIELPLAEPARVAQWIATDALRNFVRGAQTVLLINNAGMVQPIGPIEGQDASNVADAVSLNVATPLMLASALAAAAVDATDRRIVHISSGAARNAYPGWSIYCATKAALDHHARAVALDANRALRICSLAPGVIDTDMQAQIRGSGEAQFPMRARFEDLKRNGKLSTPEQSAAQLIDYALSDAFGLTPVADIREIAKSA